The Cellulosimicrobium cellulans genome contains the following window.
ACGGCATGCCCACGTGGACGGACCCGGGCACGGTGGAGTTCGACGCCGTCGTGATCGCCGCCGGGACGCGCTCGGGAGCGTTCGTCGCGCTGCCGTACGACGCCGTCGACCTGTTCGGCACGCGCGGCCGGGTCCCGGTGACCGCGGAGGTCGACGACGTGCGGTACCACGCCTCGCTCGTCGCCTACGGCGGTCCGCACCTGCTCGCCGTCCTCCGGTCGGTGCGCACCACGACCGGCAAGGACGTCGGGGACACCGTGCACGTCGCGGTCCGGCTCGCGGCGGAGGTCTCGGCCGTCCCCCGGTGAGGCGCTCGCGGCCCGATCCTGGCGGGTCGCCTCCCCCTGGTCAGCCGGCGGCGTCCTCCGCCGTGCGGTCCGGCGACCCGGGCAGGGCGTCGCCGAGCGCGATCTCCTTCGCCGTCGGCAGGTCCTCCTCCATGGGTGGGTCCTTGTGCCGCAGGTGCGAGAACACCGACCAGGCGACGGCGACGAGCGGCACGGACACGACAGCACCGAGGATCCCTGCGAGCAGCGTCCCCGCGGTCACCGCGATCGCGACGACGACCGGGTGCAGCGACACCTGCTTGCCCATGACGAGCGGCTGCAGGATGTGGCCCTCGAACTGCCCGATGAGCGCGATGCCGATCGTCACGACGAGCGCGATGACGATGCCCTTGGCCGCGAGCGCGACGATGGCCGCGATGATCATGGCGAGGGGCGCGCCGATGATGGGGATGAACGCCCCGATGAAGACGAGCACCGCGAGCGGCGCGGCGAGCGGCACGCCCAGGATCCCGAGGAAGATGCCCGCGAGGATGCCGTCGACCAGCGCGATGATCACGGTGCCCCGGGCATAGCCCGAGAACGTGTACCAGCCCGCGCCGCCGGCGATCTTCCAGCTGTCGCGCGAGCGCGACGGGAGCTGGTTGAGGAACCAGGTCCACATGTCCTTGCCCCGGGCGAGGAAGAA
Protein-coding sequences here:
- a CDS encoding DUF1905 domain-containing protein, with product MPTWTDPGTVEFDAVVIAAGTRSGAFVALPYDAVDLFGTRGRVPVTAEVDDVRYHASLVAYGGPHLLAVLRSVRTTTGKDVGDTVHVAVRLAAEVSAVPR